In Nitrospira sp. MA-1, the genomic window AAGATCAAAAGGATATTAAACTCAGCGACTATCGTGGAAAGAAGAACGTGGTTCTGGCATTTTATCCTCTGGATTGGAGCCCTGTCTGTACAGGAGAAAACAAATGTTTAACCGATGATTTTCCAAACTTCGGATCGGTCAATGCCGAAATTTTTGGTGTAAGCTGTGATAGCTTTTTTTCCCACAAAGCTTGGGCTGATTCCTTAGATCTCAAGCATCAATTACTCGCCGATATGCATCGGACGGTGTCTAAGGCGTATGGATTATATTTTGAGCCGTTGAATTGCTCAAAGCGGGCTACGGTGATTGTGGATAAAAATGGAAAAGTGGCCTATGCGAAGGTTCAGGATATCAAAACCGCTCGTGACGACAAAGAAATTTTGGAAGCGTTGAAAAAGTTAAATTAATCCTGAGGATGTTCAAACCGAAGGAGTTGGTTCTTGAACCTACTCCTTCGGTCTGAAATCTTTGATCGCGAGGCTGTGATGTCCGGTATTGTTGAAGATGTAAGCGACGACAATTACGAAGGGTTTACCGAGGCTTCGGCTGCGATTGTGGCTTATGGCATTGCGACTTGTGAACCTTGTAAGGCGTATGATCCTGTTCTGGCTGAAATCGCCCAACAGTTTACGAATGTGCGATTTGGAAAAGCCAAAATGCATGTTCCGGGACGATGCCGCGCCATT contains:
- a CDS encoding peroxiredoxin, with product MSTDVAAEVKVGDVAPDFTLKDQDQKDIKLSDYRGKKNVVLAFYPLDWSPVCTGENKCLTDDFPNFGSVNAEIFGVSCDSFFSHKAWADSLDLKHQLLADMHRTVSKAYGLYFEPLNCSKRATVIVDKNGKVAYAKVQDIKTARDDKEILEALKKLN
- a CDS encoding thioredoxin family protein — its product is MNLLLRSEIFDREAVMSGIVEDVSDDNYEGFTEASAAIVAYGIATCEPCKAYDPVLAEIAQQFTNVRFGKAKMHVPGRCRAIKKRHQFETYPTTHFFSNGMLVLTKEGKLEPAELASLIRQSFSIQT